The Desulfovibrio inopinatus DSM 10711 genome segment TGATGCGAGCGGGGATGTAGTTCAGGATATCGTCGAGTTTAGCGGCAGAGCAGCCCAGTTGCTTGTACTGTTCTGTCTTGTGACCCCACATGGAGTCCATGGTGTTAACAGTCTTGTAGACCCACAACAAGGCGGGCCCACCCAAGCACAGGAAGAAGAAAGGAGCAATGAAACCGTCGTTGAGGTTTTCGCTCATGGTTTCTGCCAACGTCTTGCGCAACGTGGGGGCATCCATGCCAGCTGTATCGCGGGTAACGAGACCGGCCAAAGCTTCTTGAGCGGCCTTGGTGTCACCACTGTCGATCAAGCGGGAGACTTTGTTGCCTTCGCGCAGCAGACCGCCCAAAGACAGACCGGCATAAGCGAAGTACAGGGCGATGAAGATGCCGATGGCTGGGATGGAGATCAGCAGTTCAACGACGATCGCCACGAGGATGACCAGCACAAGCATGCAGACAAAGCCATAGCCACATTTGGAGTTGGGAACAGCGGACGATCTGGATTCAAGCCAATTAAGCACCTTGCCGATAAAGCAGACGGGATGGGGCAGGGCTTTGGGGTCCGCAAAGATCAAGTCGAGAACAACAGCCAATAAGGGTACAATGAATTCCCAGTGCATAGCGTTCCGTGTGGTTTCGACCGCGTCGACAAATCAGTTCGACGCAACCAGGTTAATGGCAAACGGCGAACATCCGTAAGCGGAGTTCGCCATGCCGGAAAATCGGAGTGTTTTCCGACACACTTCACCAATTGAGGTCATGATTCTCCGTGTTTGGCTATCCCGAAGAACGGGTAGCGCACAGGCGTCGACAAACGAAGCGATAATAAGGCGAGAACGCCAAGCGCGCGAAAAAGCGATCTGTTGGTGGGAGGATTCGTGCGAGAGTAAAAACCGGACTGCGGCGGCGTGCGCTGTCGCTGAGACGGTGAAAAAAGCCTTTTTGACAGACGCTATAATTCGTCGCCCGCAAAGATCAAACCGAGAGGTCCGCCGAACACGCGGCATGCTATCGGTTGGGCAGGCGCTTCGAGTGCTTGAGAGAATCGGGGTGCGCTTTGTGGGCGCGAACAGAGACCCCCTCCGGACGACATGAATCGACTTCGTCATACACGTGTTGATTCGTTTCGGAATGTTGACCGTATTATCGGATGCTCCCTTTTCTACAGGGAGACAATACCGGGACAAAACTCCGGCCATATCGGGAAGGGACAGCAATGATGTATCGAAATGCGCTATCGACAAAGGTGCCTCGATTCGGTCAAGAGACCGAATGTGTCCGAACGTCCCCGAAAAGGTGGAGGCGGTTGGAACAACGAATGGTAAAGACGTTGTTGAGGACGAGGTTGGAATCGACGCGCTTGACCTGAAGGACCGCACAATGTCGATCGATTTTCCCGCGCTGCATTGAAATGTTGTTCGAAGGGTCGAACTGGGGATGCGGTGAAAACGAAACGACCGGCGGGGCTGCATACAAACAGTAAGAGCTGAAAATACAAATGGAGCTGTAAGCGAGGAGGGCGATACACGACGACGTCGGGAGCGCATAAAGCGCCACGCTCGGGAAACCGACTGTACACGGGATGTGTTGCAAGTATTGCTGATTGCTTTGCTATCGGAATTTCTTAAAGAAAAAAGACCGATAACGAAGAGCATCAGTGGTCGTAGAGTTACATCGACCGATTGTCCCATGCCATATCACCTCGCTCGTCGGGCCGGTTGGTACCGGGCCATGAGTAGATTGGTGTTTCCTTACCTGGATGGGGCGTCTCTGGCAAGGTGCTGTCCCTGGGGGTAATGGATAACAATTTGAAATTATTGTGAAAATAAAATGAGAAAATTTTCACTTTTTACAAATCAAAGAAAAGTCATCAAATGTATCGTACCAATAAACTCTGTATCTGTATTGAATACTATACTCTGGACGGAGGATATATATCGTATCAAATTGATAAAAACTACTGTTTTTTTTGGATAAAATTGATAGTTGGCCATGTTTGGCATGGTGTTTTAACGAACATTTTGGACCCGTAAATATAGTGCAAGCCCTATCATTGTCGTTGCGATACCGAGCCATCCCATAGGGCCA includes the following:
- the cbiB gene encoding adenosylcobinamide-phosphate synthase CbiB, producing the protein MHWEFIVPLLAVVLDLIFADPKALPHPVCFIGKVLNWLESRSSAVPNSKCGYGFVCMLVLVILVAIVVELLISIPAIGIFIALYFAYAGLSLGGLLREGNKVSRLIDSGDTKAAQEALAGLVTRDTAGMDAPTLRKTLAETMSENLNDGFIAPFFFLCLGGPALLWVYKTVNTMDSMWGHKTEQYKQLGCSAAKLDDILNYIPARITAFLMIGVGYLLTFKPKQAFDNVVDDAKKTDSPNAGYPMAAAAWLMDAAMGGKAVYYGASVEKPVLGPAGKTWDVAKLHRLKVLITTTAITAAVLFYAYFALVKSTFPHH